From Candidatus Amoebophilus asiaticus 5a2, the proteins below share one genomic window:
- a CDS encoding PhoH family protein: MIEKIIQLEEISLVDFLGVEDRNIATLAALFPTAKLVSRGNAIKIQGSQEVVQNLYEIIQCLLDHYRNQNLINQEIIQHYANRNNRIHQEVDKPGTVILHTAKGKPIKPRSANQRKIVAAVHETALTFVVGLAGTGKTYISMALAIQALKRKEVEKIVVTRPIVEAGESLGFLPGYLEEKTAPYLYPIYDALDDMISIEKRKHYQENGIIEVVPLAYMRGRTLHNAFVVLDEAQNTTSNQMKMFLTRMGLHSKLIITGDPTQIDLPKAKQSGLVEALEVLKPVAGINFVHLEESDIVRHPLIKDIIQAYDNSGR, translated from the coding sequence GTGATAGAAAAAATTATTCAACTTGAAGAAATTAGTCTTGTGGACTTCCTGGGTGTAGAAGATAGAAATATTGCTACGCTTGCAGCCCTTTTTCCAACAGCCAAACTTGTATCAAGGGGTAATGCAATAAAAATACAAGGCAGCCAGGAGGTAGTTCAGAACTTATATGAAATTATTCAATGCTTATTAGATCATTACCGTAATCAAAACTTGATTAACCAAGAGATCATTCAGCATTATGCTAATCGAAATAATAGAATACATCAGGAAGTGGACAAGCCTGGCACTGTAATTTTACATACGGCTAAAGGTAAACCTATCAAACCTAGATCAGCGAACCAACGTAAGATAGTAGCTGCTGTACATGAAACTGCATTGACATTTGTAGTAGGGCTTGCAGGCACTGGGAAAACATATATTTCTATGGCATTGGCCATACAGGCGCTTAAAAGGAAAGAAGTTGAAAAGATTGTAGTGACTAGGCCCATTGTGGAAGCTGGGGAAAGTTTAGGCTTTTTACCAGGGTACCTAGAAGAAAAAACAGCCCCTTACCTCTACCCTATTTATGATGCCTTAGATGATATGATTTCTATTGAGAAGCGTAAGCATTATCAAGAAAACGGTATTATAGAAGTTGTCCCATTAGCTTATATGCGCGGGCGTACCTTACACAATGCTTTTGTAGTATTAGATGAAGCACAAAATACAACATCTAATCAGATGAAAATGTTTTTAACAAGGATGGGGCTTCATTCAAAACTTATTATTACAGGTGATCCAACTCAAATAGACTTACCTAAAGCTAAGCAGTCGGGTTTAGTAGAAGCATTAGAAGTTTTAAAGCCTGTTGCAGGAATCAATTTTGTTCACTTAGAAGAAAGTGATATAGTGAGGCATCCATTAATCAAAGATATTATCCAGGCTTATGATAACAGTGGTCGATAA